The segment CTGTGGCAGGAAGAGCCCATGATGAGAGCTTGAATCTACCCCCATTCCTACTGGGCCCAGAGCTCCCCTCTGACCAGCAGAGATAGCCCCTGCCAGCCCCAGCTAGCTTAGCTCCTCCTACTAGCACTGGGCACTGCCCCAGTACATGCTGGGGAAGTCTACTGGGGTTCCCAATGGGCAGGAGCACCtgcaaaggaaagagaagtgcttcCTCTGAATGGCCTCCAGGGCCCTTCTAAGAAACTCGGTCTCACTCTCACAGGAGTGAGGTCCTCCATCCTTGCCTTGGGAGCTACCTCATCTGGCTTTCAGGAACCCACTTGTCCAAGTCTCCTTGAAATCTCTGGTCCATTGGCCCAGTGCCTACCAACACCTGCCAGGGAACAGCCCTGGGGTGAAGGGCAGAGAAGATATCCTTATGCCAGTAAGACTTGGCAATCTGAGGTGTGGGGACACTGCTGGTGGGGCCTTCTGCAGGGACACTAGGGTTTCCCCGTCCATCCCCTTACCTATGGCTTTGCTGCAGAGCCCAAGACAGGAGAAACAGGAGAGGAGAGaccaggagaggagagaaaggaatggaagggGTCTGCGGCTCAGTTTGTGGCAAGTAAGGGTTtgggtttttgtgttttgatttttttttgtttgtttgttttctgtttttttttcatccctcccccctttcttatGTAAAAAGTGCAGGAAAGCTGGGCAGCTCTTTGAAAGGTCAGTAATGTTTCCAGAGGGGAGGGGCCAGGAGGGGCCCAGGCCTGTCAACCCAGCTTGGGATTGAAGGTGGCCTCATATTGCTTAGAAACCTGTTTCAGTTTAAATACCAGACAGTAAAAACAGAGCTTTAGGGCCGCCCCGCACAGTTGCCAGATCACtagcttaaataaataaaaaaatcgaAATATTTACTTCTTGATAAAAATTGCAGTAAAACCATTTaccttttctgtgtgttttatatataatatatatttatacctgGCCTGGCTGGAGCAAGGGCACAGGGACTCCTGAAGGGTCACGATACTTCGATGACCTCCACGCTGCCAGAGAAGCTGGTTTGCTTGCCCAGGGCTGCCAGCTCCTCGCCACGTGCCCGCCCCTCCACCATGCCCTCTTCGAACTCCATCTGGCAGCTGCGCCTCTTGAACTGTGCATCTGCAGCAGGCTCCTCGGGCCAGCTGGTCCGCACATCCCGCCGCCGCAGGTCGCcgctgctgctactactgctactgctgctgctgccgccgccgccaccgctgcTGCCACTACCGGGTCCAGGTGCGCCTGCGCTCGCCCGGCCAAAGGCGGAGAACACAGCGCCTGGACCCTGCGCGCCCTCGGGGCTGAAGCACCAGGGTCCGTCGGGTGACGGTGTGCCTGGGGAGTCCAGTGGCGGCACCCAGCCCCCAGGGCCAGACGGCTGACCAGGGCCAGGCAGCCCGGGCGCCGACAGGGCCGAGAGGCCGTGCCGCGGAGTCTGCCGGGCCGTGTCTCCAAAGTTTAGGGCCAGGCCATGAGCGGGGGAGCGGGCCGGCGAACTGACCGGGGGACGTCGCCGGCGGGGTCGTGGGCGGCACTCTGGAACGGAGTCCGGGCTGTCGGGGCTGGGCGAGGGCAGGCCCAGTGTGCCCCCAGACGGGCTGTCCAGCTTGCAGAGCTTTGGGGCTTCACCGGGGTCGGGTGGGCCGGGAAAGTCGGGCCTCCTGCTGGGTGCATAGGCCGACTTGATGTCCAGGGAGAAGGAGCGCTTGAGGCGGTTGGTGTCCTGGAGGCGGTCAGAGGAGAGGTGCAGGCCACGCAGGCCCTGTTGCAGTGCACTGGTCGCTGGAGCTGTGCTGGGGATCAGAGCATCCCCTCCAGCACTAGGGCTGCCCTCCTTGGCTGCAGTGGCTGCCTCGCTCCCGGTGGCAGCGCTCTCTGAGGTAGATGGTGGCAGCCGGGGCAGTGGGATGCCTGCTGCCGGGCCCATGAGGGGCTCAGGGGTCCCCAAGTGAGGTCCATCACTCTGCAGGGCAGCCAGCAGCTTCAGACTCCTCTCATACTCCAGCAACTGGCCCAGGAAGTTGAAGTTGGGCGAGATGGAGGGGCGCCGATCCTTCACAAACCTAAGCAAGCAAGAGGCATTTCTGTCAGAACGACCTTGtcactgatctttttttttttttcctcctgtgcAGCACCCGTGGCAAACCTTTAAGTACCCACGCTCTGTGTTGGGCTTAGGTTTTCCCTCCCTGCCAGGCTAGTAATTTGTAAAATCCAagtgggtggggagaggaaagggaggacaAAGCTGTTAGCCATTGGTTGTGGAGTTCCCTAGGGCCCAGGAGGAGAATACCTGTATGCGTCGTCAGAAGACATGCCCATGGTTTTCATGATGTACGCGATGGCGATGGTGGCAGAGCGAGAAATGCCAGCCAGACAGTGAACGATGACTTGGCAGCTGGACAGCTTGGCTTTATCTGGGGGCAGGTGGATGGTGGGAGATCAGGTGAGGGCTGAGATTGCACTGTTCCTCCCTACCCAAGGCAGCCCCTAACAGTGCTGGTGACTTCTCAGAGCTGGGTGGGCCCTCCCAGTtctcccctctgcctctgtctagtCTTCCTCTAGCGAGCCTCCTCTTCCACCCTATAGAGACACACATGCTCTCCCTTCCCCTCACCAATAAACTCAATGGACTTGTCCAGCCAGGGCAGCAGCTTTTCACAGTAGTTGTCATTGATGGGGATACGCATGAAACGGCTCTCACAGATGAAGTCCGGTTTAGGGCAGGAGTTGCTGGCATTGAGGACATAGCTTATTCCATTTTGGGTCATCAGATCCTGGTGGAATAGGAAGATGGGTCAGAATTGGGCAGCAGAGAAAAGCAAAGCCCCCTAGTGGGATTAGAACCAACCCCCTTCTGTCTGtccctccaacccccacccctcctctctctgtagAACAGGACTCTAAAGTCTTGTGATGCCCCCGAGCCTCAGATTTTGCTCAAGATCTTGCCATACAGGAAAAGACTGGGTTTTGAAACCCCTTCTCATCTCAACCCTGGAGCCCACAGCATGGGTACAGGAAGGATGGCTTCTGCAAGCCACACCCATGGCCAGCATTGGGCTCCCAGGAATTTTATGGTTGCCTGGGCGGTGCCTTCATCCTTTTCCCTCCTCACCATTTTTAAAACACGGGATTCTTTCAGAGCTGGCCGGGGGCCCAGTGACAGAAGCAGTTTGGCATGCAGGCTTCCAGCCCCACCACAGAAGAGACTGGGAGTCTGCTTTTCCATCAGCCCTGCTGTGTTCCTGCCTGGGCCATGCTGTAGGCCAGTGGGTTGGGAGGCTCTGGGTCCTCCTGTGCTCTGAGCTCATATTCATTCTATCTTCCTCTCGGACCACCCGAGGACCTAATTCCagatccacccacccctttctcccATTGGCAGTGACCCCCTGTGTACTCACCTTGTTCAAGACGTCTTTCTGAGAGCCCAGGTAGAGGTGAGGCAGGATTCGGGTCAGGCCGACActgggcacaggcaggcaggGCTGAGAGAGGCTCATGGATGGTAGGGTGGCAGGTTTGCCCTCACAGAGGCCAGGGAAGCAGGAGGAGAACGTGGCAAAACCTCCTGTGGAAGGAGACACAAGGCTCTTGAGGAGGCTGGCCAGCTGGGGCAGGAGAGAATTCCTCTGGACTTAGCCACACCTTGCAGACCCCAAGCCCAGCCTGCTTCTGGCCTAGCACCTGGACTCCTGCTGGTAGGCTACCTGCTCTTCTGTGCAGCACTGGGGGGTGTGCTGCTGCTCATTTAGAGCAGGCACCTACGCCCACATTCCTCCTCAAGCTAATTAGGGACTGGCTCAGGGGCATTGCTTTGATGCCCATAAATGTAGGGTCAAGGTGGCCTGTCAGCGTGGCACATGGGACCCAGGCAGGGGGTGGCTTAGACCTCATCAGTGGTCTCTTATTCCCCAGGTATGACATGGTAAGTCCTTCTCCAGCCCCTGGCCTGGGGCCAGGCTGGCATTTAGCCTCTCTCCTTGCTGATGCAATCCTTCCCCGACTCCAGCTGGCTGGAAGCCACAGGCCTGGGCTCAAGTGCCAGGTCTGGGAGGAAAGGGCTTCTGAGGTGGGGCCTCTTTGGACATGACATCACCCACTGGAATTGCCATAGCCCACAGGGCATTTGTGGTTGGGTCATGGCTCCAGTCCACCCAGCAGATGACAGAGAAGTAGGGTAGAGCCTGCATGCAGGGCACACACAGCCTGCTCCCTGTGGTCCTTGTCTAGATACATCCAAGATCGGAACTCTAGTCTGGGAAAAGAAACCTTCCACCAGTTTGAGATACCTAAGCTGGCTCCTCTGGTATGTCTGACTCAGTGACcatgggcctcagtttccttattttCTTGCCACACGGCATTGTTGAGAAGCTCAAATAAAACAATTATAAAGATGTGAAAATTGAGCCAGCCACATCTAGCCTGGCTGGGGTTCATCTAGAAACTGAGCAGCATCTATCTGGTGCCCACCAGCTCTCAGCATGGTGAGACGAACTCAGTAGAATGAACCTTGCTATATTCCACAATGACAAGTTGTGACAAACAAGTGGCCTCAGTTTCTGGTCTCAATCATATCCCCCACAGGCAATCGCTGCTCTCCCCCTGGTTTGGAGAAAGGCAGGTAGGTACCAAGGACCCAGGGATTTGGGAGGGGGCGCTATCCAAGGCTTTGGGGTGGGTGGAAATGGGGACACCAAGGTTGAGTGAGTGAGCCTTGGCTAGTTGTTAAGTATCTTTGAGGCCTAGGAAACTCTCTGGCCATCTTTGAAGCTCATTCTCCTATAGAAATTCTCATACACTACCCATATCCTGTGTCTGGGAGGCCAGAGACAGTGCCCTTACTACAATGTTTATAAGGAGacatatacagaaacatacaTTTGTTTGTGCAATGGCCTTGGTCCAGCTCAGGTTACTGATTGCCAGGCTTGCTCTGTTCTCACTACAGCCACCTAACCACAAGGGTCTGGGGCCCATCAGCATCTCCAAGCCTGTTGGTTGGACTGCAGAGACTGTCTCACAGCTGTGGCATCACTGGCCCACATTCCATGGAGACAGTACAACCCACAAGCTGCACGCACTCCTGGCTAAAGGTGTGCCTGCCTGCTGTTCAAAGAGCTAAAGCCCgccttccctccccttttctatacTGATGCACACTGTGACGGTTAGGGTTGTCGACTGGACAGAATCTAAAACCACTTGCCTATGGGAAATTATCTTAAGTATGCTAATTGATATGGAAAGACCCATCCTAACTGTGGACAGAACCATTCCTGGGCAGGGGATCCCGGATAGTACAAACTGCAGAAACTGAGTTGGCCACCAGCCCGCCCACATGCACTCTTCTGTTCCTGATTGTGGATGTCATGTGATCAGCTACTTCAGGCTCCTGCCATCCTAATTGCCCCACCATGATGGTTGCACCCTTATCTGTGATCCAGATAAACCCTTCCTCCTGGAAGTGGCATTTGACTTGGCATttaatcacagcagcagaaatgtaGCCAAGGCATAATGACATCAAGCTTAAAGCTCTTTCTTAATAAACTCCAACCTAGGGGAAAAGGGGGACTAAGTTCATTACCTTCCCTGCAAACCTGACTGTGGGAGCACTGCTTGAGTTCCCTCTCCTGATTCCCTTCACTGGCCATCCCCAGTTGCTTGAGCTTCCTGTGAACACCAGCCAGAGGATGATATGTAAAGGCCTGGCCTCTGTTGTGTTTGGCCAAGGAGCTCTGTGTGTGCCGTGAAACCGTCCCCAGCCCCTGATCAGTGTCTGCTTCTGATTGTGCACTAGCTAGATCATTATGGTAGCACTCTGAGCCTGTCTCACACTGCACTGACACTGCACTGACTCCCTAGCTCAGTATTTGAACAAAggaggacaagaactcaaacttGACAGGGCAGACACCTATAACTGCAGGGAGCTAGCTAGAGCACAACCAGGTCCAAATGAATCCTCTGGGAGCCCAGCCTAAGGCTACCCTAGTCTCCATATGTCCTTGCCCCTTACCCCTTGCCCCTTACCCCTTGCCCCTTACCCCTTGCCCCTTTCCCCTTACCCCTTGCCCCTTGCCCCTTACCCCTTGCCCCTTACCCCTTGCCCCTTACCCCTAAGAGACAGGCACTGTCAGGTTTGGGTTTGTCCTTCTAGGACCAGGAAGGGTGCAGCTCTGGAGCCCTCTGTATTTTCAGAAGAACCTTGTTCTTCCATTCATGACTAGGGTGGTGAGTTGGGCCCTGGAGGGATTCCTATAGGCTGAGTGGGCTTGTAAAAAGGCCcaaatttgggctggagagatggctcagtggttaagagcactgactgctctcccagaggtcttgagttcaattcccagcaaccacatggtggctcacaaccatctataacagattctggtgtatctgaagacagctacaacgTACTcatacatactaaataaataaagtaataaagtatttttttaaaaaaaaaaaaggcccaaattcctctctctctcccaaactAAGCCCGGAGGCTGGAGCTAGGGTATAGCTATGTGGCTTCTGGTTCCaagaattcacacatgcacaATGTCATGAGTCCCACCCAGACAGGCTCAGCATCTGTACAAATATCAGAGGCGGGGTGCATGCACATATGCGTGTGGCAGATACCAGAGGCTCAGGGCACACAGATGTGCTTGGATCATACTGGCCCAGAGTGTGGTGGGACATATCCAAATGTACACAAAGACACTAGCCCTACACGTGATACTGAGTCTCCAAACCAGTTAGAGAAGCCAGAGTGCCTCAGACGGGGTTCATCTCCCTGGCATCTACCTAGCAGTTTAACTAAAAGCAGTCCAGGCCCTCCCAGCCTTCCTCTCAGGTTGGGCTTTACGCCATGGTACTTATGGGATTCTGGTGCCATTGAACTGGCCTGGCCACCCACTCACTTATTCCACTCCATATGTAGTGGGTGTGGAGGCCATTCCAACAGCTACGTGCTATGCAGAGGCTACCAGCATGGGCAGAGGGCATCAGAAAAGGCCCCAGATTCCAGCCATGCAGAGCAGGCAGGCATCCTAGAATAAACCCACTCTAGCAGCTATTCTGCCTCCTAGGAGGTAGAGTCTACAAAAGCCCTTTCAGTCACAGCCTGAGGGTGAATGTGCCTAGCATGGTAGAGAGTGGGAGTATGAGCCATgagaatgtctgtctgtctgtgtctctgtctgtctctgtctgtctgtctgtctctgtgtctccgtctgtctctgtctctctctctctctctctctctgtgtgtgtgtgtgtgtgtgtgtgtgtgtgtgtgtatgtgtgtgtgtgtgtgtctgggtgtgacTGACTCTGAGTAGGGCTCGGAGGCCAGCTGTCCAGGCTGTCCAGCACAGGTAGTCCAGAGAGATACTTACTGGTCCCTCAGGTAGAGGCCATGATGGAGTAGGCTGCTGAAAGATAATCTGTGGCCTGCTGGTACCTTCTCTGGGCAAGGCCCCTGATGTGTTACCAGCTCTGGGATAGACTGAGGAAAA is part of the Rattus norvegicus strain BN/NHsdMcwi chromosome 1, GRCr8, whole genome shotgun sequence genome and harbors:
- the Dusp8 gene encoding dual specificity protein phosphatase 8 isoform X1, giving the protein MAGDRLPRKVMDAKKLASLLRGGPGGPLVIDSRSFVEYNSCHVLSSVNICCSKLVKRRLQQGKVTIAELIQPAARSQVDATEPQDVVVYDQSTRDASVLAADSFLSILLSKLDGCFDSVAILTGGFATFSSCFPGLCEGKPATLPSMSLSQPCLPVPSVGLTRILPHLYLGSQKDVLNKDLMTQNGISYVLNASNSCPKPDFICESRFMRIPINDNYCEKLLPWLDKSIEFIDKAKLSSCQVIVHCLAGISRSATIAIAYIMKTMGMSSDDAYRFVKDRRPSISPNFNFLGQLLEYERSLKLLAALQSDGPHLGTPEPLMGPAAGIPLPRLPPSTSESAATGSEAATAAKEGSPSAGGDALIPSTAPATSALQQGLRGLHLSSDRLQDTNRLKRSFSLDIKSAYAPSRRPDFPGPPDPGEAPKLCKLDSPSGGTLGLPSPSPDSPDSVPECRPRPRRRRPPVSSPARSPAHGLALNFGDTARQTPRHGLSALSAPGLPGPGQPSGPGGWVPPLDSPGTPSPDGPWCFSPEGAQGPGAVFSAFGRASAGAPGPGSGSSGGGGGSSSSSSSSSSGDLRRRDVRTSWPEEPAADAQFKRRSCQMEFEEGMVEGRARGEELAALGKQTSFSGSVEVIEVS